The Canis lupus dingo isolate Sandy chromosome 18, ASM325472v2, whole genome shotgun sequence genome includes the window atttcctgtggggagaacccgggggggggggacatTGTGAGGGACTCAGAACCCTAACTGTCACCAACTGCCATCCTAGCAGGGAGCACTGCTGACCACCATGTGAGGGTGTCTCACAGGCCTTCCTTGTTCCCTGTGATTCCAGGAACGGGCACAGGTGCCCACCAGCCCGGGGACCGGGTCACGGCTCCTGCCCAGGTGCTGTGAGCAGGGAAGGTTCTCCTGGGGGTCAGCCCTGGGCGAGAAGGGACACGGGGGTCAGCCCGGGCAGGGAGGGGACACCACGGGTCACGCTGAGGCTCTCCTCTTCCCCCAGCACAGAGGCCTCTCCAAGACTGAACACCAGGCTGGGCCCTGACCTTGCCTGCAGGGGAGGCTGCTCCCTGGACTCTGCTCCCAGGGCGCGGTCccatctcagggcacctgagtgcctGGAGAGTCGGTGTCTCTGTCCTGGTGCCTTCCTGAGTCCTGATCCCCTCCCCCCAGGTGGGGCATGGCCCGGCCCGCTGTCCTCCACTCCCTGTCCCCACCTGAGAGCTCATTCTGCTTCGTCCAGCGGGAACCTGGCACCAACCACCTGCTCggccccactctgggctccagGCCTGTCCAGGGTGCCAGCTCCCATCAGCCTGACGCTAACTCTGTCCACGAGGAGCTCAGAGCCCCGCAGTCCTGTCCTTCTCTGGAACCTGGGCCTACACTGCTCCATGGACAGAGGAGATGagctgggggcagcagggaggtgggggggcctTCAGGTCTGAGAGGCTCTGGGAGATGTTGGGGCCACCCTGGGTCCCCAGGCAGGTGGCCTCAACCCTCCCCACAGGTTCCCCTCAGCTCCTGCCCAGGCCTCCACTAAGGGCCCGACCTGGTGTTTCCCTGGGTTCC containing:
- the LOC112663203 gene encoding uncharacterized protein LOC112663203, with the translated sequence MSLGCSPGDRTEQNHPEAGRRTGGDLGLPPRHPGLSCRLSEQDHTRGTLTTLQRGSRADPRAHPGFTDNPAGPAPHGSGQWLGAHIALPGPARHHQTRGTQGRPNHFTTRQYGLLPSLPLSSEPRVPHPEAPWASPGPRSVPGAPRTQLGRQPHLTPQRSQNTMWLRKERAQVPTSPGTGSRLLPSTEASPRLNTRLGPDLACRGGCSLDSAPRARSHLRAPECLESRCLCPGAFLSPDPLPPGGAWPGPLSSTPCPHLRAHSASSSGNLAPTTCSAPLWAPGLSRVPAPISLTLTLSTRSSEPRSPVLLWNLGLHCSMDRGDELGAAGRWGGLQV